CGCTGGTGCTACTCCGGTCAATCAGACCGCAGCTTCGCCGGTTTCCTCGGTGCGGATGCGGATCGCATTCTCGATCGGGCTCACAAACACCTTACCATCGCCAATTTTGCCGGTCTTGGCGGCCTTGACGATCGCCTTAACAGCATCGTCCACAACATTATCCGCCACAACGAGTTCCAGCTTAATTTTGGGAAGAAAATCGACCGTGTACTCGCTTCCTCGATAGATCTCAGTATGACCCTTTTGTCGGCCAAATCCTTTGACCTCCGTCACCGTCATTCCTTCGACGCCGACCGCGGCGAGGGCTTCCTTAACATCGTCCAGCTTAAACGGTTTGATGATTGCCTCGAGCTTTTTCATTGATTCGGAGGTAATACTAGCGGGCGAGGGTGGGGTGTAAACATGAAATCTGAGCCGGCGCCTAAAAATCAGCAAATCCGAACCCGGATTCTCTCCAGAAAAGCATTGATCCCAAGCTGCCGTTTGCTACTTTACCCAGCCCTGCGACCAGCGCAGGGAACTGAACGGTCTTAAAAATCCTGAGCCCGAATGGATTCAGGGGACCATAATAGTATCGAATCAAATCCCGTGAGCAACGGGATGGCTTTAGCCGACTGGATAGGCAGCTCAGCCAAACATAGGCGCAGCACCTCCAGTGGTTAGGGTTGACCACACGAAAGAACATTGTGACGAATATTGGTGTTAAGGAACTGTTGGAAGCCGGCGTGCATTTCGGGCATCAAACCCGGAGGTGGAATCCGAAGATGAAGCGCTTCATTTTCGACGCTCGAAATGGCATCCACATCATCGACCTCAGCAAGACCCTGGTTCAGCTTCAGGAAGCCTGCACCTTCTTGCACAAGATCGCCAGCAAGGGCGGCAACGTGCTGTTCATCGGCACTAAGAAGCAAGCCCAAGAGGCCATCAAGGAAGCAGCCAAGGCCTGCAATCAATTTTATTCCTCGGAACGCTGGCTCGGCGGAACGCTCACCAACTTCAACACCGTCAAGCGCTCCATCGCCCGTATGCGTAAGATCGAGCAGATGGAAGCCGATGGGACCATGAGCGAGTACGGCAAGCAGGAGCAGTCGATGTATCGCCGCGAGATGGCTCGCCTGATGCGCAACTTCGAAGGCATCCGCACCATGGAGAAGTATCCGGCCGCGATGTTTATCGTGGACGTGAAGCGCGAACAC
The Verrucomicrobiales bacterium DNA segment above includes these coding regions:
- a CDS encoding P-II family nitrogen regulator; the protein is MKKLEAIIKPFKLDDVKEALAAVGVEGMTVTEVKGFGRQKGHTEIYRGSEYTVDFLPKIKLELVVADNVVDDAVKAIVKAAKTGKIGDGKVFVSPIENAIRIRTEETGEAAV
- the rpsB gene encoding 30S ribosomal protein S2 → MTNIGVKELLEAGVHFGHQTRRWNPKMKRFIFDARNGIHIIDLSKTLVQLQEACTFLHKIASKGGNVLFIGTKKQAQEAIKEAAKACNQFYSSERWLGGTLTNFNTVKRSIARMRKIEQMEADGTMSEYGKQEQSMYRREMARLMRNFEGIRTMEKYPAAMFIVDVKREHNAVAEGRRLGIPIVAIVDTNCDPDLVDYPIAGNDDAIRSVRLILTAVVQTITQARAEYQAKFGRRGQDAAAEPAAAAPAPAAEAAPAPAQA